One segment of Paenibacillus rhizovicinus DNA contains the following:
- a CDS encoding RNA polymerase sigma factor — protein sequence MFGEDGQSALFEQLRLQYESDLRSYCRMLTGTPWDAEDLYQETMLKSLRANAAFLSHLAPRAFLFRVASNAWLDVCRKRKADVRLPVGHEALASETDTYSFDTEAALHRGS from the coding sequence TTGTTTGGCGAAGACGGACAAAGCGCCTTGTTCGAGCAGCTTCGGCTGCAGTACGAATCAGACTTGCGAAGTTACTGCCGTATGCTGACTGGCACGCCTTGGGATGCGGAAGATTTGTACCAGGAGACGATGTTGAAATCGCTGCGCGCAAATGCAGCCTTTCTAAGCCACCTGGCGCCAAGAGCGTTCTTGTTTCGCGTTGCCTCTAACGCCTGGCTGGACGTTTGCCGCAAGCGCAAAGCCGATGTCCGGCTGCCGGTCGGTCATGAAGCACTGGCAAGCGAAACGGACACGTACTCCTTCGATACGGAGGCCGCGCTTCACCGGGGTTCGTAA
- a CDS encoding beta-L-arabinofuranosidase domain-containing protein — protein MTTTTKARAAFQALPLGAVKPAGWLRNQLQIQADGFTGHLEEHWGDVGPDNGWIGGQGESWERGPYYLDGLLPLAYVLDDAKLIAKAQRWIEWSLNSQRPDGNFGPEGPIQTVNNDLNKKQDWWHYMIMLKVFTQYEEATGDERVLPFLRKFFGFVRGTIEQHPLEGWAKARGAELVLSVQWLYRKTGDESLLELARIVAGQTTDWTDVFHDFPYWRKVEEWDWTTHVVNVAMGIKAPGIRYELSGTEAEHAAVHRGIDSLMTYHGQAHGMFSGDEWLSGTSPSQGVELCAVVEYMYSMEHLTRVFGEGRFGDILEKVAFNALPATISKDWTSHQYDQQVNQIVCNVAPRNWSNGPDANLFGLAPNFGCCTSNMHQGWPKFASHLWMGDGSGGLAAVSYAPSVVSASVGSGAAATIRVGGEYPFRETVTMGVELDRASEPFAISLRIPAWCAAPSLTINGANVVLNAVNGYTKVEREWNNGDSLALTLPMTVTTTSRNLYAISVERGPLVYALPIQENWQLLEKREKFHDWEIYPGSPWKYGLLADSAYEVSEFDVPYQPFDAERAPVRLTASGKLVRGWRMEGNNAGTPPLYPNVEGQETAELTLVPYGSARLRIGEFPLIGEREKAWKKQG, from the coding sequence ATGACAACGACGACGAAAGCACGGGCGGCCTTTCAAGCGCTGCCGCTCGGTGCGGTCAAGCCGGCCGGCTGGCTGCGCAATCAGCTGCAAATTCAAGCCGACGGCTTCACGGGACATCTCGAGGAGCATTGGGGCGACGTCGGTCCGGACAACGGCTGGATCGGCGGTCAAGGCGAGAGCTGGGAGCGCGGACCGTACTACTTGGACGGCCTGCTGCCGCTGGCGTACGTGCTGGATGACGCGAAGCTGATTGCCAAGGCGCAGCGCTGGATCGAATGGTCCTTGAACAGCCAGCGGCCGGACGGGAATTTCGGGCCCGAGGGACCGATCCAGACCGTGAACAACGACCTGAACAAGAAGCAGGACTGGTGGCATTACATGATCATGCTGAAGGTGTTTACGCAGTATGAAGAGGCGACAGGAGACGAACGGGTCCTGCCTTTCCTGCGCAAGTTCTTCGGTTTCGTCCGCGGCACGATCGAGCAGCATCCGCTGGAGGGCTGGGCGAAAGCGCGCGGAGCGGAGCTTGTGCTGAGCGTGCAGTGGCTCTACCGCAAGACGGGAGATGAATCGCTGCTTGAACTGGCGCGTATCGTGGCCGGGCAGACGACGGATTGGACGGACGTGTTCCACGACTTCCCGTATTGGCGCAAGGTGGAGGAGTGGGATTGGACGACGCATGTCGTCAATGTGGCCATGGGCATCAAGGCGCCGGGCATCCGCTACGAGCTGAGCGGCACCGAAGCGGAGCATGCCGCGGTGCATCGCGGCATTGATAGCCTGATGACCTATCACGGTCAGGCGCACGGCATGTTCTCGGGCGACGAATGGCTGTCCGGCACGAGCCCGAGTCAAGGCGTCGAGCTGTGCGCGGTCGTGGAATATATGTACTCGATGGAACATCTGACGCGTGTCTTCGGCGAAGGCAGGTTCGGAGATATTTTGGAAAAGGTGGCGTTCAACGCCCTCCCTGCAACGATCTCGAAGGACTGGACCTCGCATCAATACGACCAGCAGGTCAATCAGATCGTCTGCAACGTCGCGCCGCGCAATTGGAGCAACGGCCCGGACGCGAATCTGTTCGGCCTTGCGCCGAACTTCGGCTGCTGCACGTCCAACATGCACCAGGGCTGGCCGAAATTCGCCTCCCATCTCTGGATGGGCGACGGCAGCGGCGGATTGGCGGCGGTATCGTATGCGCCGAGCGTAGTGAGCGCGTCCGTCGGCAGCGGAGCGGCGGCCACGATCCGTGTCGGCGGCGAATACCCGTTCCGCGAGACGGTGACGATGGGCGTGGAACTTGATCGTGCGAGCGAGCCGTTCGCGATCTCGCTGCGTATTCCGGCTTGGTGCGCGGCGCCCAGCTTGACGATTAACGGCGCTAACGTTGTCCTTAACGCGGTTAACGGGTACACCAAGGTCGAGCGGGAATGGAATAACGGGGACAGCCTTGCGCTGACGCTGCCGATGACCGTGACGACGACGTCCCGTAATCTGTATGCGATCAGCGTCGAGCGCGGGCCGCTCGTCTACGCCTTGCCGATTCAAGAGAACTGGCAGCTGCTGGAGAAGCGCGAGAAATTCCACGACTGGGAAATCTACCCCGGCTCGCCATGGAAATACGGCTTGCTGGCGGACAGCGCGTACGAGGTGAGCGAATTCGATGTGCCATACCAGCCGTTCGATGCGGAACGGGCGCCGGTTCGTCTCACCGCAAGCGGCAAGCTTGTGCGGGGCTGGAGGATGGAAGGCAACAACGCCGGCACGCCGCCGCTCTATCCGAACGTCGAAGGACAGGAGACGGCGGAGCTGACGCTCGTGCCGTACGGCAGCGCGCGCCTGCGCATCGGCGAATTCCCGCTGATCGGAGAGCGCGAGAAGGCGTGGAAGAAGCAGGGTTAA
- a CDS encoding helix-turn-helix domain-containing protein: MFRFTSPPMPHYITSGEDVYPNGGSHAARSDIGVFDLLVTTRGCLFLEEDGLKLTIPAGHFAILRPDRPHRTAKPCSEETHFYWMHFQTLGPWNEVTEREPYEAPVHADPYMQIETFVFHVPRSGELAAKEMAYEWLEELLRLQAAAETGARFKQQGTFQQLLFQLQEEGSAAAKDPQLALADEAAAFLRRSYREQVSYKELAEQLHFHANYIALCMKKAFGCTPLDYLTRYRIEQAKQLLIHTADPVGSIAEATGFLTFSYFVRCFSKHAGTRPKEFRQRYRR, translated from the coding sequence ATGTTCCGATTCACCTCTCCGCCCATGCCGCACTATATCACTTCGGGCGAGGATGTATACCCGAACGGCGGCAGTCATGCCGCACGCTCCGACATCGGCGTGTTCGACCTGCTCGTGACGACGCGCGGCTGCTTATTTCTCGAGGAAGACGGGCTGAAACTGACCATCCCCGCCGGTCACTTTGCGATCTTGCGGCCTGATCGTCCCCATCGGACGGCGAAGCCGTGCAGCGAGGAAACGCATTTCTACTGGATGCACTTCCAGACGCTCGGCCCGTGGAACGAAGTGACGGAACGGGAACCCTACGAGGCTCCCGTTCATGCCGATCCTTATATGCAAATTGAGACCTTCGTGTTTCATGTGCCGCGTTCCGGCGAACTGGCCGCGAAGGAGATGGCGTATGAATGGCTGGAGGAGCTGCTTCGTCTGCAGGCCGCCGCGGAGACCGGCGCCCGCTTCAAGCAGCAGGGGACTTTTCAACAGCTGTTGTTCCAGCTGCAAGAGGAAGGAAGCGCCGCGGCCAAAGATCCGCAGCTGGCATTGGCGGATGAAGCCGCCGCATTCCTGCGGCGCAGCTACCGCGAGCAGGTGAGCTACAAGGAACTGGCGGAGCAGCTGCATTTTCACGCGAACTATATCGCGCTGTGCATGAAGAAGGCGTTCGGCTGCACGCCGCTCGACTACTTGACCCGTTACCGGATCGAGCAGGCCAAGCAGCTGCTCATCCACACCGCTGATCCCGTAGGTTCGATCGCCGAAGCGACCGGGTTCCTGACATTCTCGTATTTCGTGCGCTGCTTCAGCAAGCATGCGGGGACGCGGCCGAAGGAATTCCGGCAGCGGTACCGGCGGTAG
- a CDS encoding stalk domain-containing protein, which yields MLLLLVPVAQAAGVSVNVDGKVVKNDVSVIIKKGTMVAPIQDIAEPLGATYKWNKTTKSLAVTKGNTIVTFVENSLKASVSVNASVKEAAIGQPLQTVNGEQLVPIRFLAESFGAKLNWDPALQQLQLVFASGKGEKGSKGDTGATGAIGATGATGAPGAPGAPGAPGATGATGATGSTGAKGATGPAGPAGPAGAAGPQGDPGPQGAAGATGPAGAVGPQGDPGPQGAAGATGPAGAAGPQGDPGPQGAAGATGPAGATGPQGPVGPQGPAGPAGDSYSGLGFSASLIGATVSNTATLTNWTTSAPYFTGNGFNPATGQFTVPATGKYAIKATVNYRTTSAVTISLGAGVDPYFAVERVSPVAATLVSGSIPIFNVNVALVLTLRAPLGSSAVTLEGDVTLNAGDVLELKYEADGMTLPLNLGDPSSPVVWSIHQLGN from the coding sequence ATGCTGTTGTTGTTAGTACCGGTAGCGCAAGCCGCGGGAGTTTCCGTAAATGTCGACGGCAAAGTAGTGAAGAATGATGTAAGCGTAATCATCAAGAAAGGCACGATGGTGGCTCCGATCCAAGATATTGCGGAACCTCTGGGCGCTACATACAAATGGAATAAAACGACGAAATCGCTCGCGGTCACGAAGGGCAATACGATCGTCACCTTTGTGGAGAATTCGCTGAAGGCGTCCGTATCGGTCAATGCGAGCGTCAAAGAAGCTGCGATTGGACAGCCGCTTCAGACGGTGAACGGCGAACAACTCGTACCGATCCGTTTCCTGGCAGAATCGTTCGGGGCCAAATTGAATTGGGATCCTGCGCTGCAGCAGCTGCAGCTGGTCTTCGCTTCCGGTAAAGGCGAAAAAGGAAGCAAAGGCGACACGGGTGCAACGGGTGCAATTGGCGCGACGGGCGCGACAGGAGCTCCAGGTGCTCCAGGTGCTCCAGGTGCTCCAGGTGCAACAGGTGCAACAGGCGCTACTGGTTCTACTGGGGCTAAAGGCGCCACGGGTCCTGCCGGTCCGGCTGGACCGGCAGGAGCAGCCGGACCGCAAGGCGATCCGGGCCCGCAAGGTGCCGCAGGAGCAACCGGACCTGCAGGAGCAGTCGGCCCGCAAGGCGATCCGGGCCCGCAAGGTGCCGCAGGAGCAACCGGACCAGCCGGAGCAGCCGGGCCGCAAGGCGATCCGGGTCCGCAAGGTGCCGCAGGAGCAACTGGACCAGCCGGAGCGACAGGCCCTCAAGGGCCAGTAGGACCGCAAGGGCCGGCCGGACCGGCGGGCGACAGCTATTCCGGTCTAGGCTTCTCGGCTTCATTAATCGGAGCGACAGTGTCTAATACGGCAACACTCACGAATTGGACCACTTCGGCTCCGTATTTTACGGGGAATGGCTTCAATCCGGCAACAGGTCAATTTACGGTTCCCGCTACAGGAAAATATGCCATCAAGGCAACCGTGAATTACAGAACGACTTCCGCGGTTACTATCTCTCTCGGAGCGGGGGTCGATCCTTACTTTGCCGTTGAGCGCGTCAGCCCTGTTGCAGCGACGTTAGTATCCGGTTCAATCCCGATCTTCAATGTCAACGTCGCTCTAGTGCTCACGCTTAGAGCGCCGCTTGGCAGCTCGGCAGTCACGCTTGAAGGCGATGTGACACTGAATGCCGGCGATGTTCTGGAATTGAAGTATGAGGCAGACGGCATGACCCTTCCCCTAAACTTAGGAGACCCGTCGTCGCCCGTCGTCTGGTCGATTCATCAGCTAGGCAACTAA
- a CDS encoding ankyrin repeat domain-containing protein, giving the protein MTETNDNPNGSRDEREAGVIEQFKQAVNGSEPEAAGQLLQSHPWLAARIDEPWFAFDAPAIVMSANRGNRDMVDVLLQHGADINAKSSWWAGGFGVLHHDHEGLSRYLVERGANVDAHAAAALGMLDILRKLVEEDPRVVNLPGPDGQVPLHFANTPEIIDFLLDHGADIDKRDIDHNGTPAQYAVNNPDKCRYLIERGARTDIFMACKLGDAGLVRRMLKEDPDALHAQVGKGEFTAAGGHIYAYLIGEAAKPLFLAERLGHEDITELMQPYSSAEQNFLLACMRAQTETVHDLLNDHPGMVQSLPPEEQSLIADAAWEHRADAVRLMLDVGFHPDARRNDRSMTALHGAAAQGDEEIVRMLMKHGASLNLLNAFGATPLNSCIWGSIHMQDSAGDYAAVAESLIEAGAKLPDRAAGSETVKKVLIRHGLSV; this is encoded by the coding sequence ATGACCGAAACGAACGACAATCCGAATGGTTCAAGGGATGAGCGAGAAGCCGGGGTCATCGAACAATTCAAGCAGGCGGTTAACGGCAGCGAACCGGAAGCTGCAGGACAGTTGCTGCAAAGCCATCCATGGCTTGCCGCAAGGATCGACGAACCATGGTTTGCTTTCGATGCGCCGGCGATTGTCATGTCAGCCAATCGAGGAAACCGTGACATGGTTGACGTGCTGCTGCAGCACGGGGCGGATATCAATGCCAAAAGCAGCTGGTGGGCAGGCGGATTCGGTGTCTTGCATCATGACCATGAAGGCCTATCCCGCTACCTCGTTGAGCGCGGTGCCAATGTCGACGCGCATGCCGCAGCTGCGCTGGGGATGCTGGACATCCTGCGGAAACTGGTCGAGGAAGACCCGCGCGTTGTCAATTTGCCCGGTCCGGACGGGCAGGTTCCTCTTCATTTTGCCAATACGCCCGAAATCATCGATTTCCTGCTGGATCACGGGGCCGACATCGATAAGAGAGATATCGACCACAACGGCACGCCGGCTCAATATGCGGTCAACAACCCGGACAAATGCAGATACTTAATTGAACGCGGTGCACGGACAGATATCTTCATGGCATGTAAACTGGGAGACGCCGGACTTGTCCGCCGTATGCTGAAGGAAGATCCCGATGCCCTGCATGCCCAGGTGGGAAAAGGGGAATTTACTGCCGCCGGCGGACATATCTATGCGTACCTGATCGGCGAGGCTGCGAAGCCGCTCTTCCTTGCGGAACGCCTAGGCCATGAGGACATTACGGAGCTGATGCAGCCGTACAGTTCTGCGGAACAGAATTTCCTGCTTGCTTGCATGCGGGCGCAAACAGAAACGGTCCATGATTTGCTTAACGATCATCCGGGCATGGTCCAATCCCTGCCGCCGGAAGAACAGAGTTTAATTGCGGATGCGGCATGGGAGCATAGAGCGGATGCCGTACGGCTCATGCTGGATGTCGGCTTTCATCCGGATGCGCGCCGCAATGACCGTTCGATGACGGCCCTTCATGGTGCCGCCGCGCAAGGAGACGAAGAAATCGTCCGCATGCTCATGAAACACGGTGCATCTCTGAACCTCCTGAATGCATTCGGGGCGACGCCCTTGAATAGCTGTATCTGGGGATCGATTCATATGCAAGATTCCGCAGGCGATTATGCGGCGGTCGCGGAGAGCCTCATCGAAGCAGGGGCCAAGCTTCCGGATCGGGCGGCGGGCAGCGAAACGGTGAAGAAGGTTCTTATTCGGCACGGTTTGTCGGTGTAA
- a CDS encoding NUDIX domain-containing protein, whose amino-acid sequence MAIMTDSKGNIFLEFLAMQENQLDAAALDAPLTHALIVVKCQDKYLFMHNKWRNSWELPGGIIEEGETARECVVRELREETNQSIADVDFKGVMKFRLQPSYHGPERTEYGVLFAGRLSRLDDFIENDEASSIVLWDGISDIGDIAEIDKKLIEFF is encoded by the coding sequence ATGGCAATCATGACGGATTCGAAAGGGAATATTTTTCTGGAATTCTTAGCGATGCAAGAGAACCAGCTCGATGCTGCCGCACTCGATGCCCCGCTGACACATGCCTTAATCGTAGTGAAGTGTCAGGACAAGTACCTGTTCATGCATAACAAGTGGAGAAATAGCTGGGAGTTGCCTGGCGGTATAATCGAAGAAGGGGAAACGGCCAGGGAATGCGTTGTAAGAGAATTACGTGAGGAAACCAATCAAAGCATCGCTGACGTCGACTTCAAAGGGGTAATGAAGTTCAGGCTTCAACCCAGTTACCATGGCCCGGAACGAACGGAGTATGGCGTTTTGTTTGCGGGTCGGCTAAGCCGGCTGGATGATTTCATCGAGAACGATGAAGCAAGTTCGATTGTTTTATGGGACGGGATATCGGATATTGGAGACATTGCCGAGATCGACAAGAAATTGATCGAGTTCTTCTAA
- a CDS encoding TetR/AcrR family transcriptional regulator, translating into MHQEETMATKRRDRTKEHLIAAFVSLIKEKGYHAVTVKDIVDRAAYNRSTFYVHYQDKIELAEDALASMLQGLEDSVGELFVPGQKVYADKLNSHSFNIVAYIYKHRHFFELIKYEDTLPGLHTGFPQTIHKIYKEQFVFETINNIPVDMDYFKHYTAYGFYGLIHHWIHNDFKESQEAFIHAVIDLTKTHMYSVKYVGNKQNHS; encoded by the coding sequence ATGCATCAGGAAGAGACTATGGCGACCAAACGGCGTGACCGGACGAAAGAACATCTCATCGCCGCATTTGTATCGCTCATCAAGGAGAAGGGCTACCATGCCGTTACCGTCAAAGATATCGTCGACCGCGCGGCTTATAACCGCAGTACCTTCTATGTCCATTATCAAGATAAAATCGAACTGGCCGAAGACGCGCTCGCTTCGATGCTGCAAGGACTGGAGGACTCCGTGGGCGAGCTGTTCGTTCCCGGTCAGAAGGTGTATGCGGACAAGCTAAACTCGCACTCCTTCAATATCGTGGCCTACATCTACAAGCACCGGCATTTCTTCGAGCTGATCAAATACGAGGATACGTTACCCGGTCTGCACACGGGGTTCCCGCAAACCATCCACAAAATTTACAAGGAACAATTCGTATTCGAGACGATTAACAACATCCCCGTCGACATGGACTATTTTAAACATTACACCGCCTATGGCTTCTACGGGCTCATTCATCACTGGATCCACAACGACTTCAAAGAATCGCAGGAAGCATTCATCCACGCGGTGATCGATTTAACGAAGACGCATATGTATTCGGTGAAGTATGTGGGAAATAAACAAAACCACTCCTAG
- a CDS encoding DUF1398 family protein — MNVEEVKRISQASKNERWPYPRTFQELLGAGVTAYRTSIADDRIVYMGADNQYEETHAAPTAAPTLAVAEHFEADAVKRGLEHHQRNRTPFSDFLKDMADAGVHYYEVDMLARTINYTSGRPGESYVEAVPAFEATP; from the coding sequence ATGAACGTTGAAGAAGTGAAACGAATTAGCCAGGCCTCCAAGAACGAACGCTGGCCTTATCCAAGGACGTTTCAAGAATTGCTCGGCGCGGGGGTGACCGCCTACCGAACGAGCATCGCCGATGACCGTATCGTGTATATGGGAGCAGATAATCAGTATGAGGAGACGCATGCTGCGCCAACGGCGGCTCCGACGCTTGCGGTTGCGGAGCATTTTGAAGCCGATGCCGTGAAACGGGGATTGGAGCATCATCAACGCAACCGAACGCCTTTTTCGGATTTCTTGAAGGACATGGCCGATGCGGGCGTACACTATTACGAAGTGGATATGCTTGCGCGCACGATCAACTATACCAGCGGAAGGCCCGGAGAATCGTACGTGGAGGCTGTTCCGGCATTCGAAGCCACTCCCTGA
- a CDS encoding sigma-70 family RNA polymerase sigma factor, whose amino-acid sequence MANEDRERVRQSVQGDTEAFRQLVGRYANAVFAAAYARLGNPHDAEDVAQEVFVKAWYNLSRLEEPEKFGSWLMSITRHTAEDWARKLKPAQGFEEAMLIGNSANFTEESVLRREQRQIVRAALEGLDEKYRQVTTLYYIGGYNAREIATLSDVSVSLVESRLRRAKAILKKELVALAEQTMTDQALGTAFVTKVMRRITGLACINLPVRNVDVSARWYVEQLGVILLREPTRFEQGANAIIQLGEHGPSVLMHEEEELTPLHFTRNGKPAPIFELRTDDADAFYAQLLEQGATVTNRYDNAPCGKYFHVHDPDGNVITIVE is encoded by the coding sequence ATGGCGAACGAGGATCGGGAACGTGTACGCCAATCGGTCCAAGGGGATACGGAGGCTTTTCGCCAGCTGGTGGGGCGCTACGCGAATGCGGTTTTTGCGGCAGCCTACGCTAGACTGGGGAATCCGCACGATGCGGAAGACGTCGCTCAGGAAGTCTTCGTGAAGGCGTGGTACAATCTGTCCAGGTTGGAGGAGCCGGAGAAATTCGGCAGCTGGCTGATGAGCATCACGCGCCATACGGCAGAGGATTGGGCACGCAAGTTGAAGCCCGCGCAGGGGTTCGAAGAGGCGATGCTGATCGGTAACTCCGCGAACTTTACCGAAGAGTCAGTCCTGCGTCGCGAACAGCGGCAGATCGTGCGGGCTGCGCTTGAAGGGCTGGACGAGAAATACCGCCAAGTCACGACGCTGTATTACATTGGCGGGTACAACGCTAGGGAAATCGCTACGCTGTCCGACGTTAGTGTCAGCTTGGTAGAAAGCCGTCTGCGCCGGGCGAAGGCGATATTAAAGAAGGAGTTGGTTGCATTGGCAGAGCAAACGATGACGGATCAAGCACTAGGCACGGCGTTCGTAACGAAGGTGATGAGACGGATTACGGGACTTGCTTGCATTAATCTTCCGGTTCGCAATGTGGATGTCTCGGCTAGATGGTACGTTGAACAGCTGGGCGTTATTCTTCTTCGAGAGCCGACGCGGTTCGAACAAGGTGCAAATGCGATCATCCAGCTTGGCGAACATGGCCCAAGCGTGCTGATGCACGAGGAAGAAGAATTAACCCCGTTACATTTCACGCGCAACGGGAAGCCTGCTCCGATCTTCGAGCTTCGTACGGACGATGCGGACGCGTTCTATGCGCAGCTGCTGGAACAAGGGGCGACGGTCACGAATCGTTATGACAACGCCCCCTGCGGCAAGTATTTCCACGTGCATGATCCGGACGGCAATGTGATTACGATCGTAGAATAG
- a CDS encoding DEAD/DEAH box helicase family protein, producing the protein MKINGSYLKEQFKHVYWLNGGCCAGKTTMTKKFVEELGFQTLEDDVMKYRPFTSPVDYPALQYPHPGLDWDKWFNKPNDEHCEWLFQIVEEMMEFYVVDLLKMATDRPIIIDLGIMPERILPFIPKERMVCLFTSDEEIERLYFFREDHKMILDVINLTANPAESIKNGNKNMVKFSRTIREACINNGIKTIERTADLSVEEQFRIVREHFGL; encoded by the coding sequence ATGAAAATTAATGGTTCGTATCTGAAGGAACAATTCAAGCATGTTTACTGGTTAAACGGCGGCTGTTGCGCGGGCAAGACCACAATGACGAAGAAATTCGTGGAGGAGTTAGGTTTTCAAACGCTTGAGGATGATGTCATGAAATATCGGCCATTCACGAGCCCTGTCGATTACCCTGCCCTTCAATATCCGCATCCCGGTCTGGATTGGGACAAATGGTTTAATAAGCCCAATGATGAGCATTGTGAATGGCTTTTCCAAATTGTCGAAGAAATGATGGAGTTTTACGTGGTCGATTTATTGAAAATGGCAACGGACAGACCCATCATAATCGATTTAGGCATCATGCCTGAGCGCATATTACCCTTTATCCCTAAAGAAAGAATGGTATGCCTCTTTACTTCTGATGAAGAAATAGAAAGGCTGTATTTCTTTCGGGAAGACCATAAGATGATTTTGGATGTGATTAACCTTACGGCTAATCCGGCAGAATCCATTAAAAATGGGAACAAGAACATGGTGAAATTCTCGCGAACCATTAGAGAGGCCTGTATAAACAATGGAATTAAGACCATTGAAAGAACGGCTGATTTGAGTGTGGAGGAACAGTTCCGCATCGTTCGTGAACACTTTGGCTTGTAG
- a CDS encoding winged helix-turn-helix transcriptional regulator, producing MKSYCKFESALDILIGKWKPIILLQLISNGTMRFSELEKSIPDINKRMLTQQLRELEYNDIVHREAYNQIPPKVEYSISTYGQGLSVVLQVLNDWGESHIEHMKELYGAENAENEPG from the coding sequence ATGAAATCGTATTGCAAGTTTGAATCGGCGCTGGATATTCTGATCGGGAAATGGAAGCCCATTATTCTGCTTCAGCTGATTTCGAACGGCACGATGAGATTCAGCGAGCTTGAGAAATCGATACCGGATATTAACAAACGGATGCTCACGCAACAATTAAGAGAACTGGAGTATAACGATATCGTGCATCGCGAAGCGTACAACCAAATCCCTCCGAAAGTCGAATATTCGATTTCAACTTACGGCCAAGGGTTAAGCGTCGTGCTGCAAGTATTGAACGACTGGGGAGAGTCCCATATCGAGCATATGAAGGAGTTGTACGGAGCCGAGAATGCGGAGAATGAGCCCGGGTGA
- a CDS encoding DoxX family protein, which translates to MNIALWIVQGIAAIGFIYSGWLKAFQYNQAKASWGWVHDVPRTLVAFIGCAEIIGALGIIMPSATNIAPAITPIAAIGLAVIVLFGALFHLQRKEYREIGVNIVFIALAVIVAIGRF; encoded by the coding sequence ATGAATATCGCGTTATGGATCGTGCAAGGCATTGCGGCAATCGGATTTATTTACTCCGGCTGGCTGAAGGCGTTTCAGTATAACCAGGCCAAAGCATCATGGGGTTGGGTACATGATGTTCCCCGAACGCTCGTGGCCTTTATCGGATGCGCTGAAATCATTGGGGCATTGGGCATCATCATGCCTTCAGCGACGAATATCGCGCCTGCGATAACCCCGATTGCCGCAATCGGACTTGCCGTGATCGTCCTGTTCGGCGCTCTCTTCCATCTTCAGCGCAAGGAGTACCGGGAGATCGGCGTGAACATCGTCTTCATCGCGCTGGCCGTCATTGTGGCGATCGGCAGGTTTTAA